The Plasmodium cynomolgi strain B DNA, chromosome 5, whole genome shotgun sequence genome segment TAGGATGAGACTCCTGGATGATGGCCAGGCACGCCAATTCGGTGGCCCTAAACAGTGAAGCGGAAGGGACCAAGCAGTGAAGCGGGAGGgactctcatttttttctttccacttgCTTGCACGTCCgcttgttaattttttttttttgtaaatgacGGAACTTCACCTTGTGGAAAATACATTTACACGTTCAACGTCGAATCGGCGATAAAGCCATCCGTAGAGGAAAGCAACTCTTTGACTCTTCCCTGTATAGCCACCGACCCAGGGCTGAGTACTTCCTCCAAGAGTGTTGAGGTGCTAACGTTGCTTGCCAAACAATCCTGCATGTGTGAGCTCCTACTGGATCTTTGCACGCACGAGGTCCGATCTcatccttttaattttcacgCAAACGAGGAACTGATTGTAGCTAACAAGAGGGTGCATCACAAGGGGACGATCCGCTAGCGATACCAGTTGTGCATGCGttcatgtaaatatttttttttttttttttgcacaccttGCCATCCACTTCTCCGTCTCCATTACTTTAacggggcaaaaaaaaaaatagataaaatagaataaaataaaagcaccTCGGAGAATACACCCCGAGAATGCAGCCCGCCATAGTGCATTAACGATCACGGTGCAAGTCGAAAATAGGCAGAGCTGATCTTGTGCAAATGGGGCTtccggggggggaagcaaaagaCCCTGCCGCGTGAGGTGTACACTCTCCCCCTTCGGCCCATTTGCTATGCACTTCCATTCCCTCCTCGTGCTTCCTATGGACACGTGTTTCTTTATTGCTTGGTGGAATCCCCCGAGTTGATGCACCCTTCGCATGTGCACCGCTTTGAAGAGATACATTCTCTGCTCGACCGGCCAGCTAGTCAGCCAATCCACCAAGGGGACCAGCAACCGACTAGCCAACCCACCAAGGGGACAAGCAACCGACGAGGCAGTGGACCAAGAAAACCAACTAAGCATCGTTCCATTCTGCCTCCCCCCACACAGTCACAatgcatttgcatttttgaaCTACCCCCGGGAACGACTCCCCCCCGTGTGGACACTCTCCATTCGAGAGCGCATCGCGTGCGTGTGCTTttgcatgtgtgcatgtgtgtaccTGTGCAGCCCTGCTCTTCTCTCCCCCCGCGCCTCGGCCAACCAGGGATGGTCTTTAATGCCTCCTTCGCAAAGTTTGATTGCTTGCGAAGCTGGCTGCGTGGTAAGCAGGGGAGGACAGCCGAGCAGGTCGATGAGCAGACCGATGAGCTGGCCGATGAGCAGACCGATGAGCTGGCCGATGAGCAGACCGATGAGCTGGCCGATGAGCAGGCTGATGAGCAGACCGATGAGCACGCCACTCAGCACGCTTCTCAATTACACCCACTTCCTTACACACTGACGTATcaactttgcaaaaaaaaaattaagttacCCCGTGAGGCATAGTGGTATGGCCTCCACAAAAAGCCACTCGTCGCATGCCTGATTTCGCTGCGAccatttgaaaaatgaactGCAAGTGCAGAGCTGCATGATATCGTGGCGTCACCTTTACGTAGGCACCACGCAAAGCGGACCTGCACCGCCGTTCCTACCAGTCTTCACATCCATGTcacgaaaattttttttttacacaattatttttttcatttgctccactttttcatttatttgaaatGTCCCACCACAAGGGGGCGCATCTTCCCACGCACTGCATTCAAGTCGGTACgccccccacccccccctgGTGACACATCTGCGATGCAGTCTTTTTCGATTATCCTGTTCTGCTTCGTGAAATAATAGCATGCATGGGGGGGGAACAGCCGTGTGCCCATTCGTCGCGGGACATGACGTTGTCTGGACTGTCTATTGGCACGACTGCCTGTTACAAGCCCACCTCCTCGCTGCGACCTAATTTAGTCACCACCACTGCATGCGCGCAGCtggccttaaaaaaaaaaaaaaacatatatacttATGCGTATACCTATACGTGCACTTATACTTGTGCATAGATAGTGGCTCCCCCACACAGCGCGAATAGACGAAAGGGGAAGAGCTCCTCCACGATGACGCAGTTTGAAGTGGATACGACCTCGTTCGAGGGCGACACCGCCGGAAACGACGGCAACGATAGGAACGATCAAAACGATCAAAACGATCAAAACAACCGCGACGATCGAAAGGACGGCCCCGGGGAGAGTCGAAGCGGAAGTTGGGGCAGCATCCGGCAGCGCAACCCCTCCTATGATGGCGCAGGCGAAGTGAGACAAAGAATCGACCACACGGATAGAAGCGACAGTGCGAAGGGTCACACAGATGTGCATGGAAGAGGACCCGTAAAGGATGTAAAGGTCCTATGTATGGCAAACGAGGGGAAGGTtggcgaaatgggaaaagacGTGCATGTGTGCGTGAACGGCAGGGTGATGGAGACAGCGCTTTGCACGAGAGAGGCACAACAGGTGAACAGTCAGGAGAAGCGTGCGCAGAGGAGGGACCAAGCTGTGGAGTTTTCAAATGCAAGAGGCGAAGCTGTGGAATGTTCAAATGCGGGAGACTCATCTGAGTTGTGTGAGcatggggaggagaagggggagaaggagaaaacgaaaaaaacggagaaggcGGAGAAAACGGAGAAGGcggaaaaaacggaaaaaacggagaacATCTTGCTGAGTCTGCTGAGGATGAAGGACCTAGTCGCGGAGCACACTCTACGGAAGCGAAAGagtgaaaaatggaagatgGACCAAATGAAGCAAGCCAAACGTTATTtgggacaaaaaatggaagcaaacaaaaaggaggaattcACAGGGATGATCCTCCCATGTGCCTCAGAATATAAAGCGTATTGCCACTTGCTTCATTTAGGGTTAATACTTATTCACGTGAACGTAGCTAGTGGAGTCATGATCCATACGTTCAAATGCATGTGTCATGCTGAGTGTGTTGGGGAGGCATATATACTCACAGGGAAGAAATCGATAGACAGCGAAATATTGATTAAGGGTCCCATGTGTATAGGAAAGAAGGAACCCATCGTGCAACAGGTTAGTTGCGTAGCCAAACGGTACGAATGGATCTTCTTCGATAAGTGTCACAGTGTACTCTCTGCACGGAACAGAGCCATTGCCATGGGATACAAATACTTCAACTCGAGTACAAGTGCAAGGAGATATgtaagaaattttatttgcagCATGAAAAAGAGATGCATCAGTCGATTAAGAGTCGTAAATTACAAAGGCACGAAGAATACATGGATTGAGTTTAACTCCACATaccatgaaaaaaattgcctgtTTTACAGACCTTGGGAATGGGAG includes the following:
- a CDS encoding hypothetical protein (putative); translated protein: MTQFEVDTTSFEGDTAGNDGNDRNDQNDQNDQNNRDDRKDGPGESRSGSWGSIRQRNPSYDGAGEVRQRIDHTDRSDSAKGHTDVHGRGPVKDVKVLCMANEGKVGEMGKDVHVCVNGRVMETALCTREAQQVNSQEKRAQRRDQAVEFSNARGEAVECSNAGDSSELCEHGEEKGEKEKTKKTEKAEKTEKAEKTEKTENILLSLLRMKDLVAEHTLRKRKSEKWKMDQMKQAKRYLGQKMEANKKEEFTGMILPCASEYKAYCHLLHLGLILIHVNVASGVMIHTFKCMCHAECVGEAYILTGKKSIDSEILIKGPMCIGKKEPIVQQCTLCTEQSHCHGIQILQLEYKCKEICKKFYLQHEKEMHQSIKSRKLQRHEEYMD